The genomic DNA CCAATGTCTTTGCGCAGGGCTGTCCCTTGCGCGTCTATTCCCCTAGCCAGATGAGAGATCAGAGCCATGACTGCTCGTACCCTGTATGACAAGATCTGGGATGACCATGTCGTCCATCAAGCCGAAGACGGCACCTGCCTTTTGTATATCGATCGGCATTTGGTGCATGAGGTCACCAGCCCGCAAGCCTTTGAAGGGCTGCGGATGACTAACCGCAAAGTGCGCGCGCCGGAAAAAACCATCGCGGTGCCGGACCACAACGTCCCCACCACGCTGGACCGTGCCAAAGGCATCGAGAATGAGGAATCCCGCATTCAGGTCGATGCGCTGGACAAGAACGCGCGTGATTTCGGCGTGCATTACTATCCCGTGTCGGATGTGCGCCAAGGCATCGTGCATATCGTCGGCCCCGAACAAGGCTGGACCCTGCCCGGCATGACCGTGGTTTGTGGCGACAGCCATACCGCCACACATGGCGCGTTCGGATCGCTGGCGCATGGTATCGGCACGTCGGAGGTGGAGCATGTTCTGGCCACCCAAACGCTGATCCAGCAAAAATCCAAGAATATGAAGGTCGAGATCACCGGCAAGCTGCCGCATGGTGTGACCGCCAAAGACCTCACCATGACCGTGATCGGCAAAACCGGCACCGCGGGCGGCACCGGCTATGTCATCGAGTATTGCGGCGAGGCCATTCGCGACCTGTCGATGGAAGGCCGCATGACCGTGTGCAACATGGCCATTGAAGGCGGCGCACGCGCGGGCCTGATCGCGCCGGATGAAACGACCTTTGCCTATTGCATGGGCCGCCCCCACGCCCCCAAAGGCGCACAATGGGAGGCAGCACTTGCCCATTGGAAAACGCTGTTCACCGATGAGGATGCGCATTTCGACAAGGTCGTCACCATCCGCGCCGAAGATATCGCCCCTGCGGTCACATGGGGCACCAGCCCCGAAGACGTGCTGCCAATCACCGCAACCGTCCCTGCGCCTTCCGATTTCAAAGGTGGCAAGGTAGAGGCTGTGCAACGCGCGCTTGACTATATGGGCCTGACACCCGGCATGAAGCTGACGGATATCGAGATTGACACCGTCTTTATTGGGTCGTGCACCAATGGCCGGATCGAGGATCTGCGCGCCGCGGCGGCGATCCTGAAAGGCAAGAAGATCAAGGACGGTCTGCGGGCGATGATCGTGCCCGGCTCCGGCCTTGTGCGCGCACAGGCCGAGGAAGAGGGTCTTGCCGATATCTTCAAAGAGGCCGGATTTGAATGGCGGCTTGCGGGTTGTTCCATGTGCTTGGCGATGAACCCGGACCAGCTTTCGGAAGGCGAGCGTTGCGCCGCCACCTCCAACCGTAACTTTGAGGGGCGTCAGGGCTATAAGGGGCGCACGCATCTGGTGTCGCCTGCAATGGCGGCCGCTGCGGCGATCACCGGCAAGCTGACAGATGTACGGGAGATGATGTAATGGAAAAGTTCGAAAAGCTCTCGGGCATCGCGGCCCCTATGCCTTTGGTCAATATCGACACCGATATGATTATCCCTAAGGTGTTCTTGAAAACCATCAAGCGTTCGGGCCTTGGCGCGAACCTGTTTGATGAAATGCGCTTTGATCGTGAAGGCAATGAGGTCGCTGATTTCGTGCTTAACAAGCCCGCCTACCGCGAGGCGCAGATCATTGTGGCCGGCGATAACTTTGGCTGCGGGTCGTCGCGCGAACATGCCCCTTGGGCGCTGGCGGATTTCGGGATCAAGGCGGTTATTTCCACCTCTTTCGCGGACATCTTTTACAGCAACTGCTTCAAGAACGGCATCCTGCCCATCGTGCTGCCGCAAGATGTGGTGGATGT from Pseudorhodobacter turbinis includes the following:
- the leuC gene encoding 3-isopropylmalate dehydratase large subunit, with product MTARTLYDKIWDDHVVHQAEDGTCLLYIDRHLVHEVTSPQAFEGLRMTNRKVRAPEKTIAVPDHNVPTTLDRAKGIENEESRIQVDALDKNARDFGVHYYPVSDVRQGIVHIVGPEQGWTLPGMTVVCGDSHTATHGAFGSLAHGIGTSEVEHVLATQTLIQQKSKNMKVEITGKLPHGVTAKDLTMTVIGKTGTAGGTGYVIEYCGEAIRDLSMEGRMTVCNMAIEGGARAGLIAPDETTFAYCMGRPHAPKGAQWEAALAHWKTLFTDEDAHFDKVVTIRAEDIAPAVTWGTSPEDVLPITATVPAPSDFKGGKVEAVQRALDYMGLTPGMKLTDIEIDTVFIGSCTNGRIEDLRAAAAILKGKKIKDGLRAMIVPGSGLVRAQAEEEGLADIFKEAGFEWRLAGCSMCLAMNPDQLSEGERCAATSNRNFEGRQGYKGRTHLVSPAMAAAAAITGKLTDVREMM
- the leuD gene encoding 3-isopropylmalate dehydratase small subunit, with the protein product MEKFEKLSGIAAPMPLVNIDTDMIIPKVFLKTIKRSGLGANLFDEMRFDREGNEVADFVLNKPAYREAQIIVAGDNFGCGSSREHAPWALADFGIKAVISTSFADIFYSNCFKNGILPIVLPQDVVDVLMQDAEKGANARMDVDLEAQTVTTSDGEVFSFDVDSFKKHCLMNGLDDIGLTMEKAASIDSYETKAATSRPWV